The DNA window GGTGACGTCGGCGGCGTCGAGTGGGCGCAGCCCGCCCGCGTCCCCGGCGAAGACCTGCTTGGTCTTCGGGTCGCTGAGCAGGAAGGTCAGGTCGCCGGTCGCCGGGTCGCCCTTGGTGGCGATGGTGAGGGCGTACTCGGTCGAGCCGGGCACCTGCTTCACCGAGGAGGTCTGGATGGCGACGACCGCGTCGTCCTTGCTGCCGCGGTGCCCGTCGCCGAAGTTCGTGAACGCGGTGCTCGCGGTGTAGAGCACCGGGAAGATCTGGAAGGCGATCAGGAAGAGCGTGCCGGGGACCAGGTATTTGGCCGGGATGTGCCGGCGGCCCAGGTAGAGGTAGAACAGGCCGGCGGTGGTGACCGCCAGGACGCCCAGTCCGAGCCAGTATCCGGCCTCGATGAGCGGGAACGCCGCCCAGAGCGCGATTCCGGCCACCAGGCCGAGCAGGACCACCTTGACGACGAGACCGGTCGCGGTGATCGGCGCGTGGTTCCGCGCGTTGCGGGAGGAGCGCGGGAGCCCGGGCCGAGCGGGCTCCCGGCCCGGGGTCCGCGTGGCGGACCCCGGGCCGGACAGCGGCTCGCTCATTACTTGATCTGGCCCTGGATGGTCTTGCCAGCGGCCGTGATCGTCTTGGCCGGGTCGGCGCCGCCGATGACGGCGGCCTCGGCCTTGCCGAACGGGTCCCAGATCGCGGCCATGGCCGGGATCGCCGGGAGCACCTGGCCGTTCTTGCCGGCCTCGGAGAACTTGGCCAGGTCCGCGTCCTCGCCCTTGACCTGGTCGAAGGCGGCGGTCAGCGCCGGCGGGCGCGGCTCGGCCTGGTAGAGCGCGACGGCCAGCTCGGGCTTGGTCACGTAGTTGGTGACGAACTCCTGGGCCAGGGCCTTGTTCTTGCCCTTGGCGGCGACGTAGAACGCCTGGACGCCCACGAACGGCTGGGCCTCCTTGGCGCCGGCGAAGCCGGGGACCGGGGAGATGTCGTACTTGATGCCGGCCTTCTTGGCGTCGGCCACGGCCCACGGGCCGGAGACCAGGAAGGCGCACTTCTTGCCGGTGAAGGTGGAGATCGAGTTCTCCGGGGTGATGGACCGCTTCAGCGCGCCCTCGCCCTTCTCACCGAGCTTCGCGATCTTCTGGAACGCGGCGATCGACTCCGGCTTGCCCACGCCCAGGTCCTTCGGGTCGTAGTCGCCGTTGGCGGCGGTGCCGAACAGGTAGCCGCCGGCCGAGGTGTACAGCGGGTAGATGTGGTACGCGTCGCCGTTCTGCCCGGACTGGAGGCAGAGGATCTCGCTGGCCTTCTTCTCCGCCTTGAGCTTCTTGCCGGCGGTGACCAGGTCCTCGATCGTCTTCGGCGCCTCGGGGGCCAGCTCGGTGTTGCGGATCAGCGCGACGTTCTCGGTGGCGTAGGGCACACCGTAGAGCTGACCGTTGAACGTGACGGCCTTGATCGCGGTCTCGTTGAAGCCGGCCTTCTGCTCGGCCGGCAGCTGGACCGGGTCGATGGCGCCGTTCTGGACCAGGTTGCCGATCCAGTCGTGGGCGCCGACCACGACGTCCGGGCCGCTGCCCTGCTGGGAGGCGGTGACGAAGTTGGTCTGCAGGTCCTTGGAGACGGCCTGGACCTCGACGGTCACGCCGTTCTCCTTGCCGAACTCCTCGGCGAAGGGCTTGAGGGCGGCGGTGCGCTTGTCGTCGGCCCAGATGACCAGCTTGCCACCGGTCGCCTTGCTGGCGGACTGCTCGGCGGCCGGCTTGTCGCTGCCGCTGTCACCACAGCCGGACGCGGCGAGCGCCAGGCCGAGGACGGCGACCACACCCGCGGTACGGATGCGCATCGGTACTCCTGTCGTCATGGCGGTCCGCCGGGGGAAGGGCAACCGCCAGTGGAACCTCTGAAATTTCTTGCTGACCGGCGCGGGGGTACTGCGCCGCTGCTCTCGCATGTTGCGGGGACGTTAGCAAGAGGTTGCAGAGAATGGAAGGGCTTGCAGAAGTCTACGCAAGACTTTGCCGTTGAGCTAAAGTGCCGCCATGCGCGCTCGACTGTCCGACATCGCCCAACA is part of the Micromonospora sp. WMMD980 genome and encodes:
- a CDS encoding maltose ABC transporter substrate-binding protein gives rise to the protein MRIRTAGVVAVLGLALAASGCGDSGSDKPAAEQSASKATGGKLVIWADDKRTAALKPFAEEFGKENGVTVEVQAVSKDLQTNFVTASQQGSGPDVVVGAHDWIGNLVQNGAIDPVQLPAEQKAGFNETAIKAVTFNGQLYGVPYATENVALIRNTELAPEAPKTIEDLVTAGKKLKAEKKASEILCLQSGQNGDAYHIYPLYTSAGGYLFGTAANGDYDPKDLGVGKPESIAAFQKIAKLGEKGEGALKRSITPENSISTFTGKKCAFLVSGPWAVADAKKAGIKYDISPVPGFAGAKEAQPFVGVQAFYVAAKGKNKALAQEFVTNYVTKPELAVALYQAEPRPPALTAAFDQVKGEDADLAKFSEAGKNGQVLPAIPAMAAIWDPFGKAEAAVIGGADPAKTITAAGKTIQGQIK